The Nocardioides sp. S-1144 genome includes a region encoding these proteins:
- a CDS encoding beta-ketoacyl-ACP synthase 3: MSVGTDTTRRPAPDLPPAVVAQSRSGTFDAFARPVGIIGTGMFVPARRVTNDELVGGLDTTDAWIRQRTGIRERRWLEPALTATDMMVAAAADALVAAGVAAADLGAVVVATFTGDQPLPSNAVTVASRLGATGACPLDLNQAACAGGVLGIWTAAHLVAADPDRPVLVIGSEVLSRVTDPQDRSTRVFFGDAAGAVVLGTVPDGAGLESWHVGSELSHDVGIRAGGASRPVDAGAVERREHYLHMDGRTVWDMATRHLPASVREACAAGAVAVEDVDRFVFHQANLNIVHAAMDALGRPRELAAVNVDRLGNTGAATIFLALHESVADGALGAGDRVSISAIGAGFIWGSLVLRHVAPRGSAPLTHRTTTTTTRGTTMSMTEHEAAEMFVELYQLDVDPATIGGSDPLFGPRSAFGRDSMDVLKLIAALRERYSFDIGDLKTESFLTTSSIVDFLGSRAQTNAEV; the protein is encoded by the coding sequence ATGAGCGTGGGCACCGACACGACGCGACGCCCGGCCCCGGACCTCCCGCCCGCGGTGGTGGCCCAGAGCCGCAGCGGGACCTTCGACGCCTTCGCCCGGCCCGTCGGGATCATCGGCACCGGCATGTTCGTGCCGGCCCGCCGGGTGACCAACGACGAGCTGGTGGGCGGCCTCGACACGACCGACGCCTGGATCCGGCAGCGCACCGGCATCCGTGAGCGCCGCTGGCTCGAGCCGGCCCTCACCGCCACCGACATGATGGTCGCGGCCGCGGCGGACGCCCTGGTCGCCGCCGGGGTCGCGGCCGCCGACCTGGGCGCGGTCGTCGTGGCGACGTTCACCGGCGACCAGCCGCTGCCGTCCAACGCGGTGACGGTGGCCTCGCGGCTCGGGGCGACCGGGGCCTGCCCCCTGGACCTGAACCAGGCCGCCTGCGCGGGCGGCGTGCTCGGCATCTGGACCGCGGCCCACCTCGTCGCCGCGGACCCCGACCGGCCGGTCCTCGTGATCGGCTCCGAGGTGCTCTCGCGGGTCACCGACCCGCAGGACCGGTCGACCCGCGTCTTCTTCGGTGACGCCGCCGGCGCGGTCGTGCTCGGCACCGTCCCCGACGGTGCGGGCCTGGAGTCCTGGCACGTGGGCTCCGAGCTGAGCCACGACGTCGGCATCCGCGCCGGCGGGGCGTCGCGACCGGTGGACGCCGGGGCTGTCGAGCGTCGCGAGCACTACCTGCACATGGACGGACGCACCGTGTGGGACATGGCCACCCGGCACCTGCCGGCGAGCGTGCGCGAGGCGTGCGCCGCCGGCGCGGTGGCGGTCGAGGACGTCGACCGGTTCGTCTTCCACCAGGCCAACCTCAACATCGTCCACGCCGCCATGGACGCCCTCGGGCGGCCCCGTGAGCTGGCCGCGGTCAACGTCGACCGGCTCGGCAACACCGGCGCCGCGACGATCTTCCTGGCCCTGCACGAGTCGGTCGCGGACGGCGCGCTGGGCGCCGGCGACCGCGTGTCGATCAGCGCCATCGGCGCGGGCTTCATCTGGGGCTCCCTCGTGCTCCGCCACGTGGCCCCCCGTGGGTCCGCCCCCCTCACGCACCGCACCACCACCACCACGACGAGAGGCACGACCATGTCGATGACCGAGCACGAGGCAGCCGAGATGTTCGTCGAGCTCTACCAGCTCGACGTCGACCCAGCCACGATCGGCGGGAGCGACCCGCTGTTCGGGCCACGCTCGGCCTTCGGCCGCGACTCGATGGACGTGCTGAAGCTCATCGCCGCGCTGCGGGAGCGGTACAGCTTCGACATCGGGGACCTCAAGACCGAGAGCTTCCTGACGACGTCCTCGATCGTGGACTTCCTGGGCTCGCGGGCGCAGACGAACGCCGAGGTCTGA
- a CDS encoding JmjC domain-containing protein produces the protein MTLSEETTALGLLLGGRSELDRCWEEEPFVVRGLPPFDDVCSLDDVNRLVFEEVHDRSFFRLFDGGVEQPAATAARRRERAPGDNAALLDPDETRRLVAAGHTLVLEEVRTLLPAVDAFTRALESELGHHCYCAAFLSPPDAVGAGAHWDVGSVFLRQLHGGKSWRLGRPVEPAIRRPWNRASVTFEDPVTFELGEGDCLYIPRGWIHEGHTQSKHALHLSIAVQATTWGDVLHAALDRSERSSPSLREALPPAWRMPSDQDAVTELGRRLAGVDLGGVCGPVDPVRRRAGSAAAPGISAWGTGS, from the coding sequence ATGACGTTGTCCGAGGAGACCACGGCGCTCGGCCTGCTGCTGGGCGGCCGGTCCGAGCTCGACCGGTGCTGGGAGGAGGAGCCGTTCGTCGTGCGCGGGCTGCCGCCGTTCGACGACGTCTGCTCGCTCGACGACGTCAACCGGCTCGTGTTCGAGGAGGTGCACGACCGCAGCTTCTTCCGCCTCTTCGACGGCGGCGTGGAGCAGCCGGCCGCCACGGCGGCCCGCCGTCGCGAGCGCGCCCCCGGCGACAACGCGGCGCTGCTCGACCCGGACGAGACCCGCCGCCTGGTCGCGGCCGGCCACACCCTGGTCCTGGAGGAGGTGCGCACCCTGCTCCCCGCGGTCGACGCCTTCACGCGGGCCCTGGAGTCCGAGCTCGGCCACCACTGCTACTGCGCGGCCTTCCTCAGTCCGCCCGACGCCGTCGGCGCGGGCGCGCACTGGGACGTCGGCAGCGTGTTCCTCCGCCAGCTGCACGGCGGCAAGTCGTGGCGGCTTGGCCGACCGGTCGAGCCGGCGATCCGTCGTCCGTGGAACCGAGCGTCCGTCACCTTCGAGGACCCGGTGACCTTCGAGCTGGGGGAGGGTGACTGCCTCTACATCCCGCGCGGCTGGATCCACGAGGGGCACACGCAGTCCAAGCACGCCCTGCACCTCTCGATCGCGGTCCAGGCGACCACGTGGGGCGACGTCCTGCACGCCGCCCTCGACCGCTCGGAGCGCTCCTCGCCGTCGCTGCGCGAGGCGCTGCCACCGGCCTGGCGGATGCCGAGCGACCAGGACGCCGTCACCGAGCTCGGACGCCGGCTCGCCGGGGTCGACCTGGGAGGGGTCTGCGGGCCGGTCGACCCGGTGCGGCGCCGCGCCGGCTCCGCGGCCGCCCCGGGCATCAGCGCGTGGGGAACCGGGTCGTGA
- a CDS encoding radical SAM/SPASM domain-containing protein: MVTQILPEAPAAAAQEVRPSRFTYAVPHDDGGLVVYNSMRGAITYVPESHAEAARELLGNRTAVHRRLDLPDELRPMLDGLLARGFVVPDSDDELQDAADLRDQRVARTDRLELILMPTESCNFRCTYCYEDFGLDRMLTGVQRGVTELVRRRHEESGLTSLSVSWFGGEPLVALDVVENLSEFFLDYCAANDITYAAGMTTNGYLLTPETARRVTDLEVRSFQVTLDGPRHTHDDTRSLMGGQGSFDTIMTNLRGLAADPDLDLDLMLRTNFTPENVGSVPSLVEEIGEIAARDDRFTVIFRPVGRWGGPDDDAISACTGKDAELLKLDLNRHASDAGMGVGDTKMLRPGGTVCYAANPWSLVVRPNGLLNKCTVALRMVENMVGRLAPDGTLHLDDDRMALWTANDETQDSGCRSCAFRPSCQGAHCPLIRVQDGVRPCPSVKTWIGANLQTFADLQRQGVAVVGGAA; encoded by the coding sequence ATGGTCACGCAGATCCTGCCGGAGGCGCCGGCTGCGGCCGCCCAGGAGGTGCGGCCCTCGCGCTTCACCTACGCGGTGCCGCACGACGACGGAGGGCTCGTCGTCTACAACTCGATGCGCGGTGCCATCACCTACGTGCCCGAGTCCCACGCGGAGGCCGCGCGCGAGCTCCTGGGCAACCGGACCGCCGTCCACCGCCGGCTCGACCTGCCCGACGAGCTCCGGCCGATGCTCGACGGCCTGCTCGCCCGCGGGTTCGTCGTGCCCGACTCCGACGACGAGCTGCAGGACGCCGCCGACCTTCGCGACCAGCGCGTCGCCCGCACCGACCGGCTCGAGCTGATCCTGATGCCGACCGAGTCGTGCAACTTCCGCTGCACCTACTGCTACGAGGACTTCGGCCTCGACCGGATGCTCACCGGCGTCCAGCGCGGGGTGACCGAGCTCGTCCGCCGCCGGCACGAAGAGTCGGGACTGACCTCCCTGTCGGTCTCCTGGTTCGGCGGCGAGCCGCTGGTCGCGCTCGACGTCGTGGAGAACCTCAGCGAGTTCTTCCTCGACTACTGCGCCGCCAACGACATCACCTACGCGGCCGGCATGACGACCAACGGCTACCTGCTCACGCCCGAGACCGCCCGCCGGGTCACCGACCTCGAGGTGCGCTCGTTCCAGGTGACGCTGGACGGCCCCCGCCACACCCACGACGACACCCGCTCGCTGATGGGCGGGCAGGGCTCCTTCGACACCATCATGACCAACCTGCGCGGCCTCGCGGCCGACCCCGACCTCGACCTCGACCTGATGCTGCGCACGAACTTCACCCCCGAGAACGTCGGGAGCGTGCCGAGCCTCGTGGAGGAGATCGGCGAGATCGCCGCGCGCGACGACCGGTTCACCGTGATCTTCCGCCCGGTCGGCCGGTGGGGCGGCCCGGACGACGACGCCATCTCGGCCTGCACCGGCAAGGACGCCGAGCTGCTCAAGCTCGACCTGAACCGGCACGCCTCCGACGCGGGCATGGGCGTGGGGGACACCAAGATGCTCCGCCCCGGCGGGACGGTCTGCTACGCCGCGAACCCGTGGTCCCTGGTCGTGCGCCCCAACGGGCTGCTCAACAAGTGCACCGTCGCGCTGCGCATGGTGGAGAACATGGTCGGCCGGCTCGCGCCCGACGGCACCCTCCACCTCGACGACGACCGGATGGCGCTCTGGACGGCCAACGACGAGACCCAGGACTCCGGCTGCCGGTCCTGCGCGTTCCGGCCGTCGTGCCAGGGCGCGCACTGCCCGCTGATCCGGGTCCAGGACGGCGTGCGTCCCTGCCCGTCGGTCAAGACGTGGATCGGGGCCAACCTGCAGACCTTCGCCGACCTCCAGCGCCAGGGCGTCGCGGTCGTGGGCGGTGCGGCATGA